In the Clostridiales bacterium genome, one interval contains:
- a CDS encoding ParA family protein gives MGKIIAYTNQKGGVGKTTTCINMSAYLTAMGKKVLAVDLDPQGNTTSGLGIEKSKLTKSIYNALMGDCPIDDVIAPTGVDNLDIIPSNIDLAGAEVEMVNIEQREKLLQAILNKLKNTYDYICVDCPPSLGLLTINALTACDSVIIPIQSEFFALEGLSQLMNTIKLVKKHLNPTIEIDGVLLTMFDGRSNLVNSVADEIYKYFGSKVFEVKIPRNVRLGEAPSYGLPIMQYDPKCAGALAYQAFTEEYLKRNNDNFIKIEDPSVLKKKY, from the coding sequence ATGGGAAAGATAATTGCCTATACCAACCAAAAAGGCGGAGTGGGCAAGACCACGACTTGCATCAATATGTCCGCCTATCTTACCGCTATGGGCAAAAAGGTTTTGGCGGTGGACTTGGACCCGCAGGGCAATACGACCAGCGGTTTGGGAATAGAAAAAAGCAAGCTGACAAAATCTATATACAACGCGCTAATGGGCGATTGCCCCATAGACGATGTCATCGCGCCCACGGGCGTGGACAACCTTGATATCATTCCTTCCAATATAGACCTGGCGGGCGCCGAAGTTGAAATGGTCAATATAGAACAAAGAGAAAAACTGCTTCAAGCCATTTTGAACAAACTCAAAAACACATACGATTATATCTGCGTAGATTGCCCGCCTTCGCTGGGGCTTCTCACTATCAACGCCCTCACCGCTTGCGATTCCGTAATAATCCCTATCCAAAGCGAATTCTTTGCCCTGGAAGGCTTAAGCCAATTAATGAACACGATAAAATTGGTCAAAAAACATCTCAATCCGACCATAGAGATTGACGGGGTTTTGCTTACCATGTTTGACGGCCGTTCCAATCTTGTCAACAGCGTGGCGGACGAAATCTATAAATATTTCGGCAGCAAAGTGTTTGAAGTAAAAATCCCCCGCAATGTAAGGCTGGGCGAAGCGCCAAGCTACGGCTTGCCCATTATGCAATACGACCCGAAATGCGCCGGCGCGTTGGCTTACCAAGCGTTTACCGAGGAATACCTAAAGCGCAATAACGACAATTTCATAAAAATAGAAGACCCTTCGGTTTTGAAAAAGAAGTATTGA
- the rsmG gene encoding 16S rRNA (guanine(527)-N(7))-methyltransferase RsmG, protein MNLDVLKQKINQDGRFEVFYNELIKRNQKVNLTAITEKKDVYLKHFLDSAAACDFLAPQSYVLDIGCGAGFPSIPLKLLRPDLKFLLIDSSNKKINFVNHIIKSLGLSDIRATHCRVEDLKTKDFDYALARAVAPLNVLCEYALPYLILGGRAIFYKSDISQELSAALNAIGFLGGQIENIIEFHLEQDIKRKLVVIQKIKPSPDGYPRPFNKPRKNPL, encoded by the coding sequence ATGAATTTGGATGTTTTAAAACAAAAAATCAATCAAGACGGGCGTTTTGAGGTTTTTTATAACGAGCTTATAAAGCGCAACCAAAAAGTCAACCTTACCGCCATTACCGAAAAAAAAGATGTCTATCTCAAGCACTTTTTGGACAGCGCGGCGGCTTGCGATTTTTTAGCGCCCCAATCTTATGTTTTGGACATAGGCTGCGGCGCGGGCTTTCCGTCCATTCCGCTAAAACTGTTAAGGCCCGATTTAAAATTTTTGCTGATTGACTCGTCCAACAAAAAAATTAACTTTGTTAACCATATTATAAAATCCTTGGGCTTGTCGGACATCCGCGCGACCCATTGCCGCGTAGAAGACTTAAAAACCAAAGATTTTGACTATGCGCTCGCGCGCGCCGTCGCCCCGCTCAACGTATTATGCGAATACGCTTTGCCCTATCTTATACTTGGCGGGCGCGCCATTTTTTATAAATCAGATATATCCCAAGAGTTGTCCGCGGCGCTTAACGCGATAGGTTTTTTGGGCGGCCAAATTGAAAATATCATAGAATTTCATTTGGAACAAGACATAAAAAGAAAGCTGGTCGTGATACAAAAAATCAAACCTTCCCCTGACGGATACCCCCGCCCGTTTAACAAACCGCGAAAAAATCCGCTTTAG